GTAAGAACTGCGTCGATATCGCTCGCAGAATGGCGCTCAGCCAGTTGGGCCTCATCACCCCACGAACGGTTCACCACAACGCCTCGCTTGACCGCGGGGCGTTCTGCTATCTGGTCGGCCCACCGCACCACGTGTTCGTAGGTGTGGACCTCTAAGAATTCGGCAGCCTTGTAGACATTCTCTCTCACGAGCGCGCCATACCAGGGCCAAATGCCCATATCCGCGATGGTGTACTCATTGCCTGCAATAAACTCGGACTCGGCCAAACGCCGATTCAACACATCGAGTTGCCTCTTGGCCTCCATGGCGAACCTGTTGATAGGATACTCCATTTTCGAAGGCGCGTAGGCGTAGAAATGTCCGAATCCACCTCCAAGGTAAGGAGCTGCGCCCATTTGCCAAAATAGCCAGTTCAGGGTCTCAGCTCTTGCGGCTCGGTCGGTGGGCAAGAACTTTCCGAACTTTTCGGCCAGATAGACCAAGATCGAACCCGACTCAAAGACCCGCACAGCAGGGTCCTCGGACCTATCGAGGAGTGCCGGGATTTTGGAATTTGGATTGATATCGACAAAGCCGCTCGAGAATTGGTCGCCTTCCAGAATGTTGATCAGGTAGGCGTCGTACTCGGCGTCGTTGATTCCAAGAGCCAAGAGCTCCTCAAGCATGACTGTCACTTTGACACCATTCGGAGTCGCCAGCGAATAGAGCTGCAGCGGATGCTCGCCTACCGGCAGCTCCTTCTCATGCGTTGGAC
This Microvenator marinus DNA region includes the following protein-coding sequences:
- the yghU gene encoding glutathione-dependent disulfide-bond oxidoreductase, which codes for MSEEYVPPKVWKWEKQSGGNFANINRPEAGPTHEKELPVGEHPLQLYSLATPNGVKVTVMLEELLALGINDAEYDAYLINILEGDQFSSGFVDINPNSKIPALLDRSEDPAVRVFESGSILVYLAEKFGKFLPTDRAARAETLNWLFWQMGAAPYLGGGFGHFYAYAPSKMEYPINRFAMEAKRQLDVLNRRLAESEFIAGNEYTIADMGIWPWYGALVRENVYKAAEFLEVHTYEHVVRWADQIAERPAVKRGVVVNRSWGDEAQLAERHSASDIDAVLTST